The Pithys albifrons albifrons isolate INPA30051 chromosome 6, PitAlb_v1, whole genome shotgun sequence region CTGGCAAAGTTGGGCCTTGATTTTAAGTTTTCCACATACTTAATAAATGTATTGATCATATTCCTGGACCctgaaaaaataatactaaTGATATTTGATGGAAGTAGCTCATTTGTGAAGAACTTCGGACAGGTGAAATCAAGGCAGGTCTTATGTTTATGCCTGGAAAAGCCTGGGGGCTTTTAATCGTAAAGTCTTACAGCAGAGTTAGTGCTCATGCTGTTTATCTGTAGTCTGGATAAAATATCCAACAAGGATGCTTTTTCATTATCTGAAAAATCTATCTTTTAATTCTACAAATAATGGCTCAGTTTAGATATGCTGTCATTTGAAAGAAGTGGGCAgtgttcttttccttctgtagtGAAGTGCTCCAACCAGCTATTCAGCTCATTAGTCTTCACTGTGAAGAACATTTTAACTCAAACACTTGCTTTGTCTGAGCATTATAAAAAAGATTTCTTACTCCATAATCCTGCAAAGTGCTCTGTCCTTTGGTCTCCTCAGAAAGGATTTGCATGAAATTTAAAACATTATGAACCGTAGAATGgcttggcttggaagggaccttaaagatcatctagttccaacccccctgctgtTTGGGGAATGGAAATGGAATGGAAAACCAGTTCAGTGCAACAGTAAGACTGCATGCTTAATAGCAGTCTTGTTGTgatagaatatttttctgtataataAGAATTCAAGGTGTTGTAGTGAAGCCAGAAGGTGACTTCACACCTCCAGGTGGTACTGCTGATTACGTGGAGTGAAAAGAATAGCTGGtgtgttttggtattttttctccagcttttaTATTTATAGAAGCACCCCATGTCTCAGGAATATATTCTTGTCTACTTGTTGTAGTAGACCAGAGACGTGCTGGAATGTGTTTTATAGATATTCTGAAAATTTTAATGTATGTAGACTAAAGGAAAAAGTTAACTACACATCCCAAACATCCAGACCCACAACCATGTTTCAGTCATAAACAAGCAAATAACTGAGTATGTTTCCATGTTATTATCTTCCAGAAAACAACAAGGGCTGGACTGAATTCATCTGTGCTGTTACAGAAAAGGCAGCTGGGTTTGCTCAGCTCCACAAGTTATTGCAGGTACAGTGATTTGATTTGTCTTCTATTTGCCAAGTTCTGCTGTGCAACTGTTTCTGTCAgggttttttgcatttcttacTGTTCCATTAGGAGAAGCAGGAACATATTACTTAAAATTAGCAAAAAGATTATATTCTGTTATAATCAGATTACTAAAATGATGAGAATTCAAATGGGAAAGTTGTTTCCCAATTTCACTTCAAAAAAAGTTCACTTTATATAcgcacacatatatgtatatgaatATGCTGGTTTCCCACACTGTGCTTTATGAATACAGCACAGCTTTTCATTGGATGAATGTCTTTCAACTGATGTGAccattccccttcccccccactGGAATAGCTAAGGTAACAGATTCAGTAACAGTACAGAAGGCAAGTTAAGTTAATGCCTTGCTCTGTTGTATCTGCTACTAAAGATGTACTGGGGTTCAAAAAAATGGGATGAAATTGAATGAATGTGGAAGATGCACATGTTCATGGGTTATATAAGTTAAATTTCAGCATGCTAGTTTTTCAGGTATTCTCTTCTGTGATTGACAAGCTGTTCTAAATGCTGTCCAGAATTCTTTTCATAGGCATTAAACTTAGGCTTACCTGAATTCTCATCTTTTCAACCCCCTCACGCTCCCACCTGCTTTTATAGGCTAGTCCATGAACTAAAAGTGAACTGCATGCAGAGGAGGAAGATAGAAATTCACAGTCCGGATTCCTCAGTGGCTGGGACCAACAATTTTAAGATCATTGTGGTATGTTACGAGAAATGATAAGTCTTTAGGATAAAGAGAGCCCATCTTCAGTGAAAATTCAGGCTCTCGTAATCAAATCACATAGGTcaaattttgctttcaaagatGTGTTATTCCTGTTGTGTCAGTTCTTAAAATCTATGCTCAGTAATTTTAAACAGACAGGAAGAGGCTGTTCCTTtcctagaaagaaaaattataaaaaaggTTGGATGtgaaagtggtttttttctttttttaatctgaccAACACGTTCTTTTGGGAGTAAACAGGAATGGTACTGGGAGGGGTGAGGGGAGAGGAtccagagaaagaagaagaaaatagaagaatTTTGGGAGGGGCAAAGCCTGTGGTCCAGGGAATCTATGGAAACATCAGTAATCACTTAATATTTCATGATCTGGAGCAAATAGCTTTCATAGGCTATACAGGAAGCTTTCCAGGACCAGCTCCTGCCCTTATAAACAGAACACTGGATAGGTAGCTGAAGCCAGAAGGCAATCAGAAACTTAGTGTCATGGAAGAAAAGTTGAAATGTAGCACCAGCCTTTTTGCTGTGATCCAACCACAGGAGAATTCCAGGTTCCCTTTAAGTACAGTTTAAATTTTTGGGTCGTGTCCTCTACTAATACCAGTCTGTGCTTACCATCAGCCAGAGTAAGGGTACAGAACTGTTAAAATTGGCAAGATCATTTATTGTTAGCCAAGGACTAAATCCTTTTCTTACCACTGGTTTTTCTGTGCATGCATGTAAAAAGGAGTTGGCCACTGATTTAAGAGGTGAATGAAAAGCAGGTAGTGTTAAAGGGATCAGAATTAATGTGTTGTTTCATTTTAGACCTAATGCAGCTCCCTCAGGCTGTTTTTCCTGTAAGTTTCCAGTGAGTGTGACTGGtaagcttttattttacagGCAGATGTTGCTTGTGAACGAATATTCACTGTGAGCGATGTAGAGCATGGAGGATGTAAATATGGTATCATCAATCTCAGCGGTTTGGGGAAGGAGTCTCTCACTGTGGAGATGTATGACAACCTCTACTTCACAAACCGCAAAGTACTGTTTTctgttcctccttcctttggTTGTTGCATTCTCAGAACAGAACCCTGTTCTTGGGAGGCTCAGGCAGAAATGCCATGTGGGTTGTGGAAGGGTTAGAAGGAGAGAATGGAAAAATCTAGAAATGTGAAACTGCCAAGACTTGCATGcttcttcaaaataattttgggGAGATGTGTTTATCCTTAAATATGATGCATATTTAAAACTGGCTTTCATAATCTCTTCGTGCTCGGATTCTTTTAAGCATGGTCTCTTGAAATAATAGGATGTGCTTGGTGTCTCAGTCTATGTTTGGTCAGACTTCTCAATGCTGTTCTGTCATTACAAAAGGAGTATGAGGCTAAAATGCTCATGCCCCTTTACTGGGCTATTTAGTGGGCTAAGGAATTGTGCCCAGTTCCTAATTTTATCTCATCTTTGCATGGAAATAATCTTTCATTAATGGAGTAACAGATCACAAAAACAGTATGTCTTTTTGTGTCTGAAGGTGAATTCTGTGTGTTGGGCATCATTGACTCATCCAGATTCTCATGTTTtatatccttttaaaaaaagcaaaattgaaGTTCAGCTTTCACAAGTCTGCATCATGCTCCACAGAAAAACTAACTTCCAGGAATACCTCTTGTGTAGTTGTCCCAGCAAATAAGTTTGGAAAACAGAGGAACTTATAAAAATTGAAAGATGTTGGTATTAGTGAGACAGATGTATGGTTCTATTATAGATATATGTAGAATTGTTCCAGTGTAATAGTAGATGTTTTCTGCCCTGGAGAATTCCCACTTCATTAATAGTGTATGTAACTGCTATATCCAAAATGACCTGCTGCTTAGAAATTGGCTGAGGCAAAAGAGCAGAGGGTTATGGCAACAACCTTTCTCTGAAGTGAACTTCTTTGAAAGTGGGTTGgttcatttctgtttaaaaccaTCCCCATATTGGTTGGGGAGAATGGGAGCAATTCACTGGCATCATGCTCTGCAACTGTCAAAGCATGTTCTGCAGGTCTGTCTCAGAAGAGGAAGGTTGATGCTATAGTAGAGAAAGCAGTAATGGACAGTACAGAGCccagaagagaggaagaaaatggaatttttacATGGAAGGTAGTAGATAACAGATGTGATATTAAAATACcaaaagaaattacatagaAAAGTATGGAACGGCCTGTGGGAAAAGCCAGGCAATTCCGGACTGACCCATCAGGGGACTGAGGTGTTTGGGATGGCTTGGTTTGGTGGGTTTGAGCTTTTCTCAAGTCCTGTTACAGATTTACCCCACTGAACTTGAAATACAGCTTTCAATTCTATTTATACCTGGTATAGTCTTCACAAAATACTTAAATGTAATCTAAAGTGAGTCTTCCTTGCCTCACCAATGTGTGTTTCCGTATCCAGCTTATCTCTATGAAAACAGATCTATAAATGCAGTGTTATCATCACTTAAAGACGAGAGGAATGATCTAGGTAGGccatgctttttttcttttccccctttcactAGTAAGATTCCCTAATATTCCTCTTCTCTTACCTTTCTGGTAGTGAAGACACACAATGAAGACTTTTAGTTGTTTCTAGCTGATTcctgtgaaataaatgaaaagtcaAGACTTAGTTGTAAACTGTAACACAGATCAAAAGTCTCAAGGAAGTACTGTGAGCTGTGGTTGTGTCAGAGCATCTTGCTTTTCCCAGCTATAAATGTTAGGCATCTTGTTCTATTCTAGGGAGAAATTTGCTTTCCTTAACTCACTTCAGCAAGCTGTGTCTCATGGGAATTGCAGAAacaccaggctgtgccagtCTGCTTCCAGCATCGTTGTTCAGCAGCACTAACCCAGGTAGggtgtttttgttggtttttcttctccagttcTTGCAGTTATGGTATGAAAAGAGCACAAATGAAAgattatttcagcatttctttcagCAGTTGGTGAGACTTCTCTTGGAAATTGTAAAATAGCTTAAGAAGTGAAATGATGAAAACTTGAGACTTAATTAACAAGCAGTATTCGAAGCACTATTTTAGTTTCTGCAGTACTTGATGTTGGCAGAACACTTCACTTGTAAAGTAAATATTTGAGATTTTTCATAAGTAGCTTGGCTTGTAATTAATACTCAGAAGCTGCACACAAGAAGTACCCACATTTCCTGACAGACTGTCAGGAGTCATCACAGAATCCCGTCTCACAGCAGCTACTCAAATATGCTCAGTGGATTAATCAGAGGTGGAAAGTAAATGTCTTGAGCCCATAGCTCCTTGTACAGGCTCATGCTCAGTTGTGCATCAACATGATTGCTTGGGAGAATACTATGTCTTGTCTCTTACGGCTGTAGCCCTGTCTTTATATATTTGTTGAATGTTCTTGGGGGCAGGACTTTATTTACTGAACTTTCTTGATGGTTACTAGAACCATGGTTCGTTCTTCAAGTCACAGAGTACAGTCTTCTAAACTGTTTTCCATTCAGACATGATCAGTTAAGTTTATACAGAGAAAATCTGTGATAGATAAGAGTAAtggatatatttaaaaattttaatgtcATGCTGTTAGTGCAGccattaaaaatatgcatagAGTTAGCATGAACTTGGAAGAGTCACTAGGATTGATGGCCACTAGGCCACAGTGTGCCCAGTTGCtctataaaacattttaagcCCTTCACCATAACTAGACCTTGTGAGTTCCACCAAAATCCTCCTGTCTGGTATATTCTGTCAAGATATTTCCAAGTTTGACCTACTTCACTCTCCTAAGCAGTTGGTTTGTGGGAACCGTGCTAAGTAGATGCTGGGAGCAAAGCATAATTTATCCTGTCTAAAAATATGTTGTCCATCCACTCTTAACCATGTCACATCAGCTACCTGACATGTATATACAACGCACCATGAAGAAAGTGAAAACTGAGGGCTTAGTCTAGTCTGCTAATTGACATAAATTTTGTGCAGGAGCTACGTGAGTAAGGGTCAACTCTAGGGTATTGTTACTTAATCAAAcgttgttttgtttgtttttttttaaataggcaGGCCAAGAACTTACAGGCTAGGCTTTGGCTAATctgtaatttataaaataaatgttttttatttctagcccacttgtttttaataaatggcTTACTTAGTGCTGTAAGGCAGgtgttgcttttctctttcctgccaTGGTCAGCCCTCTGACTACTGAATAAATGTCACTGTCTCTCAGTATTATCTGTTGATATAGACTGTAGGTGTCCATCTTACAGTCATGAAGtcccatttctttttcctgtctcttGAGTAGCACAGGGACACTAAATGGGTAACACTTTCTCTGCTTCAGATTGAAATGTTAAAAGAAGTATGGCAATATAAGAAGAACCTTTCCGAGTTACCATCCTGTCTTAACATTTTATGAACACTTCATATGTTGCTCCTCTCTTCTAGGAGATCGACCTGGAATGCTGTGCAGTTTCAAGATATCCACTGCCTGGTCCTGTGCTTGGTGCCTGAATCCCCAAGCAGACAACTGCTTTAGCACAGGTGATCTCCCTGCAAGGCTAGCAACCCCCTCTGTCTCAGTGGGAAAGACTTACTGCGTTCACCTCCCAGCTGCTACTTGAATGACAGCTAAATTAACATAATCTGCCTTCCTTAGGCCTGACACGACGCGTTCTTGTGACCAATGTAGTGACAGGGCATCGACAGACATTTGGAACCAGTAGTGATGTTTTGGCACAACAGTTTGCCACACAGGTAGGGAGAACCATACAACCTTTGTTTTTTCAGAGCGCTCCCTCACCGGTGGGCTCTTTGTTCTGTTTGTGATGGGACTCCTCATGCTGTACACGAGGGTGTGATCACAGCTACTGGTGGATGGCTGTTCACAACAGAGCTGATACAAGTCTGATGCTTGCACACAATTGAATAGCAACAAAAAGATAACTGACTTCAAACTGTGACAACAGGGATAATTTTTGTCAGTATTACAGAGgttaagagaaaatgaagaagtaCAAAGAGCACAGTAATAACATGTTGtaaaattgttttggttttggcaaATAACCTCATTTTGTTAATACACAGTCTATTGCTTGCACTAAGAAGGAGAAAATCCCCATAAAATACAAATGGACTTGTTCACAAAGATTTAGTGAGAAGAGTGAAATTGGAATAtaagaatttcagttttctgttttgctaaTGTAAGACTAAGTTCCCATTTACCTAGGCAAACTTTTATAGCTCAATAGTTGAGGTTTGAGTGGAACTAATGAATTGGCTGAAAAATGTTGCAGTGTGTAATAGAAATTTTGCTTCTTAATGCCCGtgttaaaataatttgacaACTGCACTATACAGCTCAAAAGCATGACACAGATTCTGTCTGTCTAACTTGTAAGATCCTTACAGGTGTTACATAGTAGGCTTCTTTTGGATTCTTCTAGACTCCAGTGCTGTACAATGGCTGCCGTTCTGGTGAGATTTTCAGCATTGATGTGCGTCAACGTAACCGAAAGGGACAGAGCTGGAAAGCAACTCGCCTCTTCCATGGCTCAGCAGTTACATCTATTCACCTTATGGAGGCTGAACATTATCTTATGGCAGCAGATATGGCTGGAAAGGTATGGGTTTGTTGTGTTTAAGACATTTCTGTGCCATTGAGTGTCTGGGCATTGACGGGTGCTTATCCTAGTCCCAAGAACAGATGCCCGTTCTTAGTGTAAGTTCCATGTATGGGTCCTCTTCCAGATCCATGGATTTATCATAGAAGGGTGTagtttggaaggaaccttaaagatacTTTAtttccatccccctgccataggcagggataccttccactagaccaggttgctcaaagcttcatacaacctggccttgaacacttccagggatgggacatccacaacttctcagggcaacctgttctagtcACTCACCACCTTCACATTAAAGAGCTtcttaatatttaatctaagCCTACCCTCTGTGAGTTTCAAACCACCGCTTCTGTCCTATCAGCCACTCCccctgtcctatcactacatacCCATGTAAATTGTCCCTCTCGAGCTCTCTCATAgccccctttaggcactggaaggctgtTTCTCCAATCTGAACTCCCAGTcttgtcttcataggagaggtgttccagccctctgatcatcttcatggccctcttCTAGACCTGCTGTAATGGGTCCAACCATTAAGTGCTGTCTGCTTTAGTTATATCCGCTCTCAAACAATGTCTTCAACTTGCAGATAAAACTGTGGGACCTGAGAACGACAAAGTGTGTGAAACAGTACAAAGGTCATCACAATGAATATGCTATTCTCCCTTTGCATGTAAATGAGGAGGAAGGACTTCTTACAGCAGGTGGGTTgactttcctcctcctcctctactTGTAGAGTGTGTGGCAGTGATTTTCTTATGCCTGAGAGGCATTTCTTACTTACAGTTGTTGGAAGCTGTAATGCTGCtaattctttaaaattcagaaaaaagttAGCCTTAGGCATACTGTAATATGCTGTCATAATTAAGAAATGGATGTTATAGATGAACACCTACTGTAATGACCCCTGTGTAGTGCTTAACAGCTTTATCTGCTGTGTCCTGCAAAAGTCCATTATCCTTTCCACAGTATTTCTCAAGAGTAGAGCAAGAAAACACTTGATTTTGAAATTCAGGAAACAACATGTGAACAGGAGACTTGGTGATAAGTTTATAGACTAAGATCATGTATGTGTTTAGTTGGTGATTAAGTGGATAGTGTGGTGATGGACTGAAGCACTTGCAGGTAGGCTGGACTCTTTGTAAACTGTCTATACCACTCAGGTTCATCTTGAATATCCTTGGTTAcactaagatttttttattattgtctttgggttggagaaaggaaaagtagTAATAAATGAAGCAAAAGCCCTAAATCCTTATAATATAGCAAAGTTTCACAAAGTCACTGTAAAGAGAGTGACCTTCTCTCCTTGGATTTGTCACTAAGTGGCAGAATAATGAGAAGGattctttttaatttgactgagtttttcttcccttttctttttggcTTAAGAGCTTGATAAAGAAACAAGCACTCTAAATACTGGTTTCTCATACCTCTAATTGTCTAATAAGAAATGCACTAGTATGGCTAAGCCGTTTGCCTCTAGTATGTGTAGAAATAGTCAGGGGTGTTTACCCCATAAACCTCCTGCTTCTGTGGTGATAATCTTGCAGAGCCAGGTAAAGTACTTTTTGTGTTACGTTGAATTTTGTTGTTCTTTCCTTTCCAGTTGGTCAGGATTGCTACACCAGAATTTGGAGTCTCCAAGATGCCCATCTGCTTAGAACcattccctctccccacccatCATCCAAAGATGCCATTCCTAGTGTGGTGTTTTCTTCAAGACTTGGGGGTAGCCAAGGAGTTCCTGGCTTACTCATGGCTGTCAAACAGGATCTCTACCACTTCTCCTATATCTGACACAGTATTCTCCTCAGACCTGGTCTACAAAGCTGCCAGTCTATACATGACTTCAAAATTTCTACACCAGTCACCAAGCTAATGTGCTACTGTTGCACCTGCTTTACCCATCTAATTCTGAACCTCCTTCAGCAGGTTCAGTAAATCTTGTTGTATACATCTCAGACCTCTTGTAAATAAAAAGCTGAATGCTGATTAACTCTAGGCAATATTCAGCTTCTTTGAAATCTTAACTGTGAGCCCTGCAAAGCTGGTAACTTTAATTAAGGGCCTGTGTTCTGCTAGCTGAATTTGCTGGCAAAAGGCTCTTCTAACATAATCCTACTTTGGTCATAAAACCAGTGGTCACATCTACCTGAGCAACGAGGCTGGCCCAGCAGAGTGGCTTAGCAGAGTGAAGCAGCTGGTGTTGAGAAGCTGATGCTTTTAAGTGttctggggctttttttggAGTAGCTTCGATCTGGGTTCCTGCTTCAACTGCCTCTACTACATCTATGGTCGGAAGCAGGCCAAGGAATAGCTGTTTCCTTACTCACAGTGTTGGTCATTTGAGCTGGGCCATAGTATACTTTGTCCTTTTCAGATGATCGTAGCAGGCTACTGACCTGCCACCATTCCCTCTACAAAGCAACAGCTAAATGTCCCTGTTGATTTATCATAGTGTTTCCTAACCAAGTCCACATCCCTGACATGGAGTTTATCAGCAGACTGGAATGGAAGGCTTGCTCATGCAGCTGTAGCCAGACACAAGCCCAGTCTGGACAGACCACATCCTCTTTAGGATTTGAGATCATCCATGCAAAGTCAGGGCTTTTGCATTCAGAGGTACAACTGGGCCCTCAGCTACAAAGTTGTAGCACTGGCTGTCAGTAACTGAGTGATACCATATCTGTATTTGAAAAGTTCCCATGGAGGCTCCTtacctccagctcctgcctaGTAACCAGTCTGGGCTGGGCAAGAGTGTCCTGCAGCCAGTATCTGTAGGAAGCACTGAGATCAAGAACCCATGGGGGATAAAGGCTGATGAACTAGGAAGGGCTTCACAGGAAAGACACTGCactcaagattttaaaaattctttttaaaggaGTGCAGGAACCACCTTTTCATCCTGGGATCCACTTAGAGTATTTAGATGTACAATTGTGATGTCAGAAATGCTAATCCCAAGGGGTCACCAGGTGAGACACAAATGGGTTATAATCACACCCAGGCTGCATTGCATCTTCCAATGAATGCTGGGTCCAGCTGGCTCAGGGAGGTGGCCATGTCAGAGCAAGGCTGGGCATCTGCATTCCAATGCCTTCTGATAGCAGGCATGGGCTGCCCATGCATGCAAAGATGTGTTGCTATCTACAGCTGTGGCCTACTGCACAGTGTACCTAGTGCAACACCCATACATGGCTGTGTCCTCACTGGAAAGGCATGCAACAGTGCTGAGCATTCTAGGAAGGAAGGGGTTTTCAAGTGCCCCACCAAGCAATCCTGTTCTGCTCTCAGAGAAAAGCACCACCACTACCCTCTTGGGCATGTTACAAAAGTTTTTAGCTATTCCATTTCTTAAGAGAGATTACTACTATTTTGCACATAAAGCGTTTGGCCAGAGCAACCTATTTATGGAGACATTGCACCCTCCCCCCTTCATCCTGATGGGCCATCAGATTTGTTCCACCTCACACTGGTGCATATGCAGGGAAAGCTCTTAATTTTGTTCATCTTGAGCTGGGGAATATGCAGTTCAGAAAGTGGGTTATTAAAACTGATCAATCAGTCACAAAATGTTCATCCCAGAGGAGGAGAGGGTGAGCTTGAAGCATGAGCACAGCACTTAACAGGGATGAAGAAGCACTCAAGGTTGTGGCATGAGCTCCCTAAGCATTCATCAAGGACTGAGTGGCACAGACGATTCATCCCTCTGCAACCCTGCTGGTGGCCTGAGCTCCAGCTTTGTCTGGTTTCCCAAAGGAAGCCTCACAAGTGCCCTGTAATGCAAGTCCTATGTAGGACAACCCCCTTCACAAGCCCCATGCAATCCTGACTCTGgctggtggggttttgtttgtttccaatagattcctctccccttccatttttcaaattattttagagAAGAGGGAATTATTCAAATACAGGTTCCAGGAATGGTAGGCCCTACTGAAAACCCCCTCTTGACTTGGCAGGACTCCACATTGATTTCTCCTGTCCTCTCACAACCTTCAGGCCTAAGCAACATCCTGTTCTAGGAAGCTCTTCTCAGCAGCTTTTCTTGCTCACCAACACTCCATTGTTGTGTGTGGTGATCTTccctttctttgtgttttttttaccCATTCATTTATATAGAAGACGAGAGCAGGAAAACTCTCATCTTTGAAGCAGTGAAAaaactttacagtttgaatATATTCTATGTGAAATAGCTGTTGCAAGGGTAGTCAAGATGAAAGATAAATCCTAGCAAatattcaaaatgtttttccctctctgagTATACAttcaaaacccccaaatcttTCTTTATCCCATTAACAGCCAACTTCTGTTTTCCCATGGGCATAAGAATTCCTTACAGCTATGGCTCCCCTGATACACCTGGCTTTAgcattcctctgcagagcctcctATCTCACAAAAAACGGCTCACTGTGCTGCATGTTCTTTCCACAGACATTGTTTATAAGACCAGAGTGTCTCCTCCTAAATGCTGTCTTGCAGGCTCTTCCCATTCCCGCTACTACCCTTTGATAACCAAGAGGCTCAATTCCTGGCttgccttttttcccatttgagAAAACACACTGCAATTTCTCTTGATTGGTTATGTTAATTTTGGACATTTTCTGTTGCCTGCACAGTGATTAGTGCACACAGCACAACTTTCTAAAGCATTTGCATTGGCTTAGTTAATAACACACATTGCAACTAAGCATCTGctcaggaaacagaaatgtaGTTAAACCCCATCCTCCTGCAAATTCCTAATGTTACAGCTGATAACTCAGAGTTGGAACATACTTTATATTGATCTTCTTGCTAGTAAACATGTGGTTCAAACACTTGCAGGTAGCAACCTACAGAAATCATGAACTCCcttaaaacagaattaattcaAAACTTGTAATTAAAATTTCAGCTCGCTTCCGTGCTCTTAGCTTCAGTAATGCCTGTTCTGCAAGAACAAGACCATGCAACAAATATGACCAGTTACCATGGGAAACACAAACTAGGAATTGTGCCAGAAAGGCATCTTACATAACTGAAGatagtttcttttccttgttccCTTTTAGGCAAAACttgtaaaacaaaagaaaataatttcttctattGTTTCCAGGAACCAAATGTACACACATGTTCCTGCAAACGCATTCACCCAACTAATGCTTTTGCAGCCAACACTTCTAATTAAGAGCAGTTaagaaa contains the following coding sequences:
- the DCAF4 gene encoding DDB1- and CUL4-associated factor 4 isoform X2, with translation MLFFSLEREEAQTPVTAGPSSSGDPSSSSSVQNSVVPELPGFYYDSEKNRYFRLLPGHNNYNPLTKDSIQYKAMECKRLRLLEEEEKQMKKTTRAGLNSSVLLQKRQLGLLSSTSYCRLVHELKVNCMQRRKIEIHSPDSSVAGTNNFKIIVADVACERIFTVSDVEHGGCKYGIINLSGLGKESLTVEMYDNLYFTNRKVNSVCWASLTHPDSHVLLCLMGIAETPGCASLLPASLFSSTNPGDRPGMLCSFKISTAWSCAWCLNPQADNCFSTGLTRRVLVTNVVTGHRQTFGTSSDVLAQQFATQTPVLYNGCRSGEIFSIDVRQRNRKGQSWKATRLFHGSAVTSIHLMEAEHYLMAADMAGKIKLWDLRTTKCVKQYKGHHNEYAILPLHVNEEEGLLTAVGQDCYTRIWSLQDAHLLRTIPSPHPSSKDAIPSVVFSSRLGGSQGVPGLLMAVKQDLYHFSYI
- the DCAF4 gene encoding DDB1- and CUL4-associated factor 4 isoform X3, which produces MRRQCRRGKEKRGWSGPRHGPRPHRRAGRGPRAASLEREEAQTPVTAGPSSSGDPSSSSSVQNSVVPELPGFYYDSEKNRYFRLLPGHNNYNPLTKDSIQYKAMECKRLRLLEEEEKQMKKTTRAGLNSSVLLQKRQLGLLSSTSYCRLVHELKVNCMQRRKIEIHSPDSSVAGTNNFKIIVADVACERIFTVSDVEHGGCKYGIINLSGLGKESLTVEMYDNLYFTNRKVNSVCWASLTHPDSHVLLCLMGIAETPGCASLLPASLFSSTNPGDRPGMLCSFKISTAWSCAWCLNPQADNCFSTGLTRRVLVTNVVTGHRQTFGTSSDVLAQQFATQTPVLYNGCRSGEIFSIDVRQRNRKGQSWKATRLFHGSAVTSIHLMEAEHYLMAADMAGKIKLWDLRTTKCVKQYKGHHNEYAILPLHVNEEEGLLTAVFLMRRGLDAA
- the DCAF4 gene encoding DDB1- and CUL4-associated factor 4 isoform X1, with product MRRQCRRGKEKRGWSGPRHGPRPHRRAGRGPRAASLEREEAQTPVTAGPSSSGDPSSSSSVQNSVVPELPGFYYDSEKNRYFRLLPGHNNYNPLTKDSIQYKAMECKRLRLLEEEEKQMKKTTRAGLNSSVLLQKRQLGLLSSTSYCRLVHELKVNCMQRRKIEIHSPDSSVAGTNNFKIIVADVACERIFTVSDVEHGGCKYGIINLSGLGKESLTVEMYDNLYFTNRKVNSVCWASLTHPDSHVLLCLMGIAETPGCASLLPASLFSSTNPGDRPGMLCSFKISTAWSCAWCLNPQADNCFSTGLTRRVLVTNVVTGHRQTFGTSSDVLAQQFATQTPVLYNGCRSGEIFSIDVRQRNRKGQSWKATRLFHGSAVTSIHLMEAEHYLMAADMAGKIKLWDLRTTKCVKQYKGHHNEYAILPLHVNEEEGLLTAVGQDCYTRIWSLQDAHLLRTIPSPHPSSKDAIPSVVFSSRLGGSQGVPGLLMAVKQDLYHFSYI